The sequence ATTGTCGTTTCCTTGTTAGCAGGAATTTCGACTGCGTTCATTGAACAACAGCTGGAAACACAAAATCCGGTTATTCGTGTCATGCCTAATACGTCAGCAACGATTGGCCAATCTGCTACAACCATTGCAGCTGGTACATATGCGACGAAAGAACAGGTAGAATTAATCGAAGAACTGATAACATCGATCGGTACAACCGAAGTGATTGATGAAGCAGATATGGATGCATTTACTGCCTTAGCCGGTAGTGCCCCAGCTTTCTATTATTTTATGGTAGAAGCAATGGAGCAGTTTGTTGATACAAAAGGGTTAGACAAAGATATTGCCAAGCGGTTGATGGTGCAGACGATCAAAGGTGTGGGCGAAATGCTGGAAGCATCTGAGGATTCACCGCAAGTACTTCGCGAAAAGATTACAAGCCCAGGAGGTACAACAGAGGCTGGGTTGAAAACTTTAGCAGCGCACGAATTCCAGGAAGCGGTCATAGCTTGTTTAGAGGAAACAACGGCACGCTCAAAAGAAATGCGTGAAATGTTCGAGAAATAATACCAGAGGGAGGAACAGCTCCCTCTGAAATTAGACCATGACCCCGTAGCTCAGTAGGATAGAGCACTTCTCTCCTAAAGAAGGTGTCGGAGGTTCGAATCCTCTCGGGGTCGCTTATTTCATAATCTGAAAACAAATCGAGCAACAAATTAGAAACGGAATGATACAGATAATCGCGATACCACCCATTTTATTGCCTTCCTGAAAGTTATCCAGACTGTGAATAATACAACGATAGGCAATAAACAAGGTAACTATTGTCAGAAGAATTGGCTCCACATTAATCCCTCACTCTATTTAGGTTTGAATCATCCAGCATTTTTCCAAACTCTAATTTATCCAGATTGTAAGTAACATTAACTTCGGCGTTTGGAAATATTTTTTTGTTCCAGTCTGCTTTTTCGTACTGCTTAATATTTGTAAATTCATGCCGAATATATATGGACCAGTAAAAAGGATCAGATTTATACTGTTGCTGTGATTTTTTTATCAATGCCAGTGTCTTCTCTTCCAATCGGGTGGTGATGGCATCTTCCAAGGTATCCTGCTTTTCTTGATCGTGTGCATAACGAATTAAACTTGGTATCGCGATCACTTCAATTTGAAAAGGAACAAGTACATCAATAACAGTTGGTTTATCCTGATGATAAGTAATGTCTATTTTCGCATTTTGCTTTTGTTGATAATTATATGATAGTCGATATTCTGGGTCGAAAGGATCTGGCATGGTAGCCAAGTAATTGTTCAGTTTAAATGTATTATCCATAATATGTGCAAGACGGATTTCCTCACCGTCCAGCGTGTCGATCATCTTTCCTCCTTTAAAAACGCTCGCCCCCATAAATTGAGTCGGTGATCCTCCCAGTTGAGGAATCTCACCTGCTATATATTCATCTTCTAATTTACTCTTATTTTGCTCTTTATCTTTTTGTTCAGTGGTGGCATAAATAGCCAAAAATAAATCAGCATCTCCTTCGGTAATTTGAAAGAAACGATGTAGCGACGAATCGGGTATAATGCCAGTTTGTACGGCCCTGTCCAGCATAAATTGATAGTATTTGTGTGGTCTTTGCTCCATCACCGGCTGATTGTTGTTAATAAAGTCAGAGGCTTTTTCTTTTGATACCACCAATTGCACACCGCGTCTAATCTGTGGCGATCTGGAGGCAGATTGAATCACACGCAGGAAGTCAGGGTCTTTTGCCAATTCTTCTGAAATGACAATAATCCGGGTATGGTCCAACGTAATTTTTTTGGAAACAAATGAATTGGCTGTATAGGTCGCACTTAATATGTCAGCACCATTTACGGTAACAATTTCTGATGCTGGCTCATTGGAACCTCCCTGTCCTGCTGCTGATCCAACTTCAGGATTAGCTATTTGATAGGTAAACGCATATACTCCTTTATTTTCTGTTGTATCAATTCCCATGGCAATGACATAGGATTGCTGCTCCAGCTCAATTCGATCGAAGCATCCAGTTAGAAGGATTAGCAAACCGAGTATAAACCATAATTTATTCATCATTGTTTTAAATCCCCTTTAAAGAAAGCAATGGACCATAAAATAAAAGGTAAGACAATAAAAAACGGTGACATGACCGTTAATAATGTTTCTCTTAGAACTAATTCATTGATCACAGAATTAAGGGGGATTAAACCAATCATCACTACCAGGAAACTGAACGGTAACAACAATGGTTCAAAATTTCGGATAGCAAATATCTCCCCAAATATCCAACTGGTAATGTAAACGAAAATAATAAATTTCAGGAATGCGGCTAGCAACCAGAACACCATAAAAAATGTCTCTATATTGGTGAAAAATTGCCCTAAATTGACAAATTGCGTAATATCGTGATAAGGAAAAGCAATTTTTTTGATCGAATTGTAATCAAATACGCAGACATAAATAAAGAAAAATAACAGGATCTCAAATAATCCAATAATGCTTGCGATAATGGTCCCCTTTCGAAACATAGAGGTAGATTTAGCGGACTGATAGGCAATTAATAAAAAGAACAATTCTGCAAAAACAGAAGCTTTTTTTACGCCTTCTGTTAACAGGATTGAAAGTCCTTGCCCAAATATAGGGAAGACCCTTTGCAATACCATATCTCCAGTTATAAGAATGAAGACAATCAACGCAGCAGCTTTTATGAAAAAGAGTGTTATCCAGCTGGTAAATCCTATTACTTCAAACCCTTTTTTTGCTCCCAAAAAAACCACAATAAAAAAAATATAATAAACTATATCTGTTGGTGATTCTTGAAAATATAACTGTTTAATTTGTTCTACATAGTTTCGGCTGTCGAGCGTAAGCGTTAAAAAAGCAAAAATGAACAACAACAAACAAATGATCTTTCCCGCCCATTTACCAATTATCGTTTCGATCAGTTCTACTAAGTTTTTATCCTTGTATTTCTTTAATAAATAAAGCATCAATAAGAAGCCGGGGAAAATACATACAAATGAGATGAGGGGGATTATCCAAAACCCATTTTGTGCTTGCTGTGACATTAGAGAGGACGTTGAATCAGACAGTTTAATGCCAACGATAATTAACGTCATCGCTAATATTTCTTTCAGGCGTAACAATCCTTTGTTTTGCATATATTTCCCTTCCTTCTGTTACTTTGGTTTTTTCTGAATATCTTTAAGATGTAAAAATGTTGGACGAAAAATTTCTTTCTTGACTGTTTTGCGAAAAACAGTATCTTCTGATGACATAAAATGTGGTGACATTGGCGAGAAAAAAGATACCCCAAATGATTTGACCGATGCAGCGTACATTAGAAATAGCAGGAAGGCGCCAGTCAGACTAAGCATTCCATATGTTCCGGCTGCCAGGATAAAGATAAATCGCATCAGGCGAATCGTGAAGTTCATATTCAGGTCTGCTACTGCGAATGATGATAAACCTGAGAGAGCAGCAACAATAACGATAATAGGGCTAATGATATTTGCTTCAACAGCAGCCTGCCCCAGTATTAATGCACCAACAATACCGATTGTCGGTCCCAATGCATTCGGTATTCTAAGTCCTGCTTCCCGAATCAGTTCAAATGCTATTTCCATCATTAATACTTCGATAATTAAAGGAAAAGGTACTCTTTCCCTTGATGCGGTGATAGCTAATAATAGATCGGGCGGGATCATTTCACTATGAAAATTTGAGATAGCAACATAGGTTGCCGAAATCATTAAGGTTAAATAAAAACAAAAGATTCGGATAGCGCGAGTGAAATTACCATAAAAAAAGCGTAAATAACGGTCTTCCGGTGCATGGAAAAAAGACCAGAACGTTACAGGTACGATTAAACAGGCTGAAGAGCTGTCCATTAAGATCACTACATAACCATCTTCTAGATAGGATGTCGCTTTATCGGGCTTTTCTGTATAGAGAATCGTAGGGATTAACGAGTATGGACGTTCTTCTATAAATTGTTCAAGAATTTCGAGATTACGAACATTATCTGTTTTTATTTGTTTAATACGATTTCTTACATTATTTAACAGGTCATCATTTACGAGATCTTTTATATAGATCACATTTACTTCATTTACTGAACGTTCTCCAACCTGTATGCCTTCATTGATTAAAGAATGATTGTGTAATTGTTTTCTGATCAGAGATATATTGCTGTTTAATGATTCGGTAAATGCTTCTTGCGGACCTTTAATGGTTACTTCATTCTCTGCTTTTGAAACGGGGCGATGAGCAAAATCAGCTACATCCATTGCATAGGCCTGTTCATCCCCTTCTACGAATAGAATGACTTTACCACTGTTGATATTTTGTACTACCTTTTCAAAATCACTTGTTTCTTCAATATTTTCTATCGATACAATATTTTTTATGCGATCTCCTTCTGTTGTTAAGAGTGGTTTTATAATATGTAAATTAATTCTTGCCCCATCGACAATCGAACTAAAATAGAAAAGACTCGCTTTCTTTCCGTTCGATTTCAATGTAATCGAGCGCATAGAAAAATCTTTATTCACACCATATCCGAATAAGTCTTTCGTATCTTGCATATTTTGTATTAATGAAGCTGCAACCTTTTTATCTTTTAAACTGCTTTGTTCAGCATTGTTTTGCTGCTTTTGCATGAATCGCACCATGATTACACACCTCCGGCTAGTCGTTAATATGTACAAAATCAATCAGAATATGTAATTGCCAATATAAGGATTGAATAACTTGCTTTCTCATCCAAATTCGTTACAATGTAATGTAAGGGGTTTCTTTATTTAATTAGATTATTGCAAACGTTCACATTATTGGGAGAGGTGATATGATGGATATGACAAAAGTACAGGCAAGGTCAGGTAAGCATAATTTAGCCGACCTTGAATCGATGCGAGAAGGTTTTGATTGGGAAGAAGTGAAAAAAGATTTCAGCTGGTATAAAACAGGTAAAGTAAATGCCGCTTATGAAGCAATTGATCGTCATGCAGAAAATCCTGATAAAAAAGACCAAGTGGCATTGTTATATTCGGCACCAGATCGTGAAGAGAGCGTTACGTTTCAACAACTAAGTAAACAAAGTAATCAAACTGCTAATATTCTTAAGAAGTATGGCATTCAAAAAGGAGACCGCGTCTTCTTATTTATGCCAAGAAGTCCGGAGTTCTACGCCAATTTCTTTGGGATATTAAAGGTCGGAGCTATTGCTGGTCCACTTTTTGAAGCATTTATGGAGCAGGCAGTAAGAGATCGGTTAGAAGATAGTGAGGCTGCAATGCTGATTACTACTCCTGATTTATTAGGAAGGGTTCCTGTTGATGAATTACCTCACTTAAAACAAATTGTTCTGGTAGGTGCAGAGAATCTTCCAGAAGATGATTATATTGATTATGATGCAGAAATTAAGGAAGCGTCTGATGAATTTGATATTGAATGGGTAGACCGGGAAGATGGTATGCTGATTCATTATACATCTGGTTCTACAGGTAAGCCGAAAGGTGTTTATCATGTGCATAATGCGATGGTTCAGCATTACGCAACAGGTAAATGGGTCATTGATTTTAAGGAAGATGATGTGTATTGGTGTACAGCCGATCCTGGTTGGGTAACAGGCACAAGTTATGGTATCTTTGCCCCATGGTTAAATGGTGTAACCAATGTCATTAGAGGTGGTCGTTTTACACCGGAATCCTGGTATGAAACATTAGATAAAAACAATGTGACAATCTGGTATACTGCACCAACGGCATTACGTAAATTTGTCAGCGCGGGTGACGAACTGGTGAAGCAATATGATTTATCCAGTCTACGTCATGTTCTAAGCGTTGGGGAACCGTTGAACCCTGAGGTTATTACATGGGCTTTACGCGTATTTGATCTGCGTATCCATGACACATGGTGGATGACGGAAACTGGGGCAATGTTAATTGTTAACTTACCTAGTATGGAAATCCGACCAGGTTCGATGGGACGCCCGATTCCTGGTGTAGAGGCAGCAATTGTCGATAATGAAGGTAATGAGTTACCGCCAAATCAAATGGGAAACCTTGCCATTAAAAAAGGCTGGCCATCGATGATGCGTGCGATCTGGAAGAATCCAGGTAAATATGAAAGTTATTTTATCAACGGCTGGTATGTATCTGGCGACAGTGCCTATATGGATGAAGATGGCTATTTCTGGTTCCAGGGGCGTTTGGATGATGTAATTAATACGTCAGGTGAACGTGTTGGACCATTCGAGGTAGAGAGTAAATTAATTGAACATAAGGCGGTGGCGGAAGCTGGTGTCATTGGTAAACCGGATCCCGAGCGTGGAGAAATTATTAAAGCATTTATTACGCTAAATCCAGGGTATGAAGCGAATGATTCTCTATTAGAGGAGATTCGTCAATTTGTAAAAACCGGATTAAGCGCACACGCTGCTCCTCGTGAGATCGAAATCAAAGACAGCATTCCGAAAACCCGAAGCGGTAAAATTATGCGCCGCCTCTTAAAATCATGGGAACTAGGACTCCCAACCGGTGATACATCCACATTAGAAGAATAAATAAAAACAAGGCTAGCACGGTTACGTGTTAGCCTTTTTAGCTTAAGATTGATTATGTAAAGTGCAACTGTCTGACGTTGTGGTAATTTTGACAGGTTTCATCTGCTTAGCAAAGCTCTGGAAATAGGCTCCACGTTCTGTGGGTCGGCGGCATAGCCGTCAAGCTAAGGAAAAGAGAGCTTAAATTGTCTTACATGTTCGGCCTATCATATAATCCATTCTTATGGACAGTTGAAAAGAGAAAGAGCAATAGTTGTCTATAAGAATGGATCTTATGGACAGTTGAAAAGAGAAAGAGTAAAAGTTGTCTATAAGAATGGGTCTTATGGACAGTTGAAAAGAGAAAGAGTAAAAGTTGTCCATAAGAATGGATCTTATGGACAGTTGAAAAGAAAAAGAGCAAAAGTTGTCTATAAGAATGAATCTTATGGACAGTTGAAAAGGAAAAGGGCAAAAGTTGTCCATAAGAATCAAAAATATGACCATTCAAGGATATCAAAAGGACTCTTGTGGTCAAAAATCCGATTTCTTGTGCCAATACTTCAGGAACAGCTTAGGCTACTACTTGAATAACATCCTGCTGCCTTGTACCGAGGAAGCTCACTTCGAAGCGGTACTTGCAGACACAGGCACAAATATAAGTGGATCTTCAGCCGTGCCCGCAGGAAGTGGTTGGCCGGAGCGGTATCCTGGCACTTGAAATATTTCAAAATTACCGTACCGCTAAGCAGTTAGCATTACATAATCCATATTATGAGAAGTTATATATACGCCCACATTAGTTAAAACAGGGTTTTCCAGTTTTTCTTATAAGTCAAGAAAGTATAAATTTTGGGCTATATGATGTTCGCTGACAGAAACGGCCACGTCCGGCTCCAGCGCCCAGAGACTAGGCGACTTCGCGAAATCGCCCTACGATAAGTCATCATCGATTCGCAAGCTCACCGTGATTCCTTTATCTCAGTTGATTCGCTCCACTCGCTACGTCTCTAAACGGGCGCTTGCGCCTTTGTTCTTCAAATAGTTTTTAATCCGTCTTTTGATAGCATAAATTCCTGCAGTAATACGTATTATGCTTCTAAGTCACCTTTTGGTCCGAAGAATTCAAAGTGAATATCTGCTGGATGGACCTCCCATGTGGTTAATGCCTGATTAATGGCTTTCATAAATGGTTCTGGTCCGCAGAAATAGAAAGATGCTTCGTTAGTCGGGACGACAGATTGTAACCATGGTAAATCAATATAGCCGCTTTTATCACATAAGGCAGTATGTTCCGGTTTTTCATAGACCGTAAAGGCACGAACATGAGGATGATTATTTGTTATGTCTTTCACAATATCCTGTAAACCGTGTAATCTCTCGTTTTGCGCTGCGTGGATAAAATACACGTCACGTTGCGGTTGCTGTTCTACTACCGTTTCTAACATACTTACTAATGGCGTTAATCCAACACCGCCGCTTACTAATACTAATGGTTTTGCTTCCTGATTTAATACAAAATCGCCAGCAGGTGCACTTAGTTCTATTACATCATTCTCGTTGATATGGTGGTGAAGGAAACTAGATACTACACCATCTGGGTGATTCTCCAGTGCTGCTTCTTTTTTGACGCTTATTCGCCATACGTCTTGATTCGGCTTACAGGATAAGCTGTATTGACGCTGACAAGTATAAGGAATGCCAGGTACAGAAACTTTTACGGTAACATATTGACCTGCTTCATATTCAGGCAATGATTTGTTATCATCTGGCTTCAGATAAAAAGAAGTAATCACATCGCTTTCCTTTACTTTTTCGACAATACGGAATGGTCGGTAACCGATCCAGCCACCAGGTGCAGTCTCTGTCTCTTGATACATTCCTTCTTCGACTTGAATAAAGACATCAGCAATGACACCATATGCTTTGGCCCAGGCTGCGATAATTTCTTCTGTAGCCGCTTCTTTTAACACCACTTGCATTGCTTTTAATAAATTTTCTCCAACAATGGGATAATGCTCTGGTTTGATATTCAAGCTTCGATGTTTATGCGCTATTTGTTTGACAACAGGTAGAATTGTTTCCAGTTGATCAATGTTAGCTGCTGCTGCATACACTGCATTTGCTAATGCTTGTGGCTGCTTTCCTTTTTTTTGATTGGTTTGGTTGAAGATATTTTTTAATTCCGGGTGATTTGTAAATAGTAATTGATAAAATGTTGAAGTAATGGCGGTTCCATGCTCAGCCAAAACAGGGACAGTTGCTTTTACTGTTTCTATTGTTTTTGGATCAAGTCTTTCCGTTGTAGTAGACATCCAATCACTCCTTAAAATTTAAACATGTATTTTTAATACATCTTTATTGTATGAAAAATTAAGATACCTCTGCAATAGCTTTTAAGAGAAATATATGACTATTTTGTTAAAATACAAAGTCAATTGATATTTTTTTTGGTAGAATAGAAGGAGGCAGGTGAAGCAGTATGCGATTAAAAAAATATACAGATTACGCATTGCGCGTGTTAATCTACACGGCTGCGAGTGATAGCAAGGCAAGTATTAAAGAGATAGCGGAAACTTTTTTTGTTTCTACAGAACATATACGAAAAGTAGTTCACCAATTGAGTATAAATGGATATATCGAAACAACTAGAGGCCGTAATGGGGGAATCCTATTGGCGCATGACCCTGCAGATATAAATATCGGGGCGGTTATCCGGTTGATGGAAAATGATTTCTACTTATTGGAATGCTTCGATGGCGAGAACAATCGATGTGTGATTACGCCTGCATGTAAATTGCGCTCTGTGATAGGCAATGCGATGCAAGCTTTTTTTGAAGTGCTGAATCAATATACATTGGCTGATTTGGTAGAAAATAAAGATGATTTACAAGAATTAATGGATATGAAATAGAGTATTCATGCACACCCTTTCTCATGTGTGAACGAATACTCTTTGTTGGAAAGGGATGCATTGTTCCGCTTTCCTGTATATATGATTAACCTCTTTTACGGATGGTAAATTGGTCTTCTAGTAGCAGCCAATTTTGAGGAAAAGAGAGGCCGAGCTTCCAATAACTGATACCGCGTAAATTCTTTTCCTTAATTAAATCGAATTTAGCTTGAATGGACCTGGCGTCTTCAAACCATACCTCATGCTCCTGACCTTCCTGATCAACGTACCGGAAATAAGGTGCTTTTGCCTCTTCATCAAATAAAATCGCTTGATTATTATCTCGTGCGACTTGAATAGCTTGCTGAGGACTGAGTGCTTTGGCATATTCTCCACCAGGTTCATACGGAAGCGTCCAGTCATAGCCATATAAATTCTGACCGAGCATGATTTTTTCAGAAGGCATTTCTGTGAGGGCATAATTGACAACGTCACGAACTGGGCCAATCGGTGAAACAGCCATTGCCGGACCACCACTATATCCCCACTCATACGTCATCAGGACGACAAAATCAACAATTTCGCCATGCGCTTGATAATCATGTGCTTCATACCAGTTCCCTTCTTGCTCGGCACTTGTTTTGGGAGCAAGAGCTGTTGATACGAGAAAACCTTCATTGTGCAGTCGCGTTGTCGCTTTTTCTAAGAATGCACGATAATCCTCCCGGTTTTCTGGAGGTAGAAATTCAAAATCAAAATGTATATCTCCGAAGCCAGACTCTTTAGCTGTAGCGATGATTTGATCGAGCATATTATTCTGGACGGTTTCATCGGTGAGAATAAGCCTGCCAAGTTCTTGACTAAAAGCTCCCTCTTCCAGGTTCGTGACAACCAGCATTAAGGTTGCATTCTGTTCGCTGGCAATAGCATTGAAATCGTTCAATGGTGGAGCGATCAGATTACCTTGCCGATCAACTTGAAAGGAAAAAGGGGCTAAATAAGTTAAGTTGTCAACGTGTTTTCTTGCTGCATTCTCTAATACGTCTGATACCGAACCTCCAGTTGGTTCAATATAGGCATTGGTTTCAATCGTTCTTTTAGCGGATTCGGGAATATAGAGTGTCATCCCAACAGAAAGTGGCTGATACATATTAATTTGATTGACGCTTGCTAACTCTGCTGCCGAAATGCCGAAACGTTGTCCGATCGTATATAAGCTGTCTCCAGGCTGTACGGTATAGAATTGGCCATATATTGGAATGACTAATGCTTGACCAACCACTAGAGGCAGTGACGGATCTATCTCATTTACATTTGCAATCGATTGATAGGATGTGCCAAATTGATTGGCAATCTGATATAACGAGTCTCCTTGCTTCACGACATATATTTGCACAAAAAAGAACTCCTTTCTTATCATAAAAAAAATATCCTCCATTTACTTTATGATAAGAAATAAGAATTAGAACAATGAGTCGCTACAGTGGCTGTATATCGGCTTTGAAGACAGCCTCCATTAATTTCAATGCTTCATGGTTATGCCTATGCGTATTGGACGCAATGCAGTTCTCTGGTACATGCAAGGTATAACCGCGCATATGGGCGTCATTGGCCGTAAATAACACACAGATATTTCCTGCGATTCCTGAGATAATTAAATGCTCAATGTTGAGATGTTCCAGTAATGATCGCAATGGTGTTCTGAAAAAACCAGACATTTGCGGTTTCATAATAAAATAATCTTCTTCATCTGGCAGACCTCTCTGGATAATCGCTTCATTTTCTTTCGTCAAACAAGTTTGTGCAATTTGTTTAAAATCTGTTTCCCATGTATTATAATGATCATTAATATAGATGATGGGAAGTTTATGTTTTTTTGCATATTGTTTCAACTGATCAATGTTAGGCAATATTTCTTCCGTATTGTTCAACAGTAAGTCGCCTTCGTGAAAATGAAAATCATTGATCATATCGATGATTAATACGGCTGTATTTTTCATGGGCTCACCTCTTTTATACTTCTGTTGACAAGATACCCTAATATTTCATCATTCATGCATGGCTTATTCTATATGAGTATAGCTTTATTTATTTTCTAAACAAAAAGAGTGGGATGATAATGACAGATCAAGCGTATATGTTAATGGCAATGGAAGAAGCGAAAAAAGCGGAGGTATTAGGTGAAGTGCCAATTGGTGCTGTCATCGTTCATCAAGATCAGGTTATTGCTACATCGTTCAATTTACGTGAAAAATTACAAACAACACAATCCCATGCGGAAATGCTTGCGATTGATAAAGCAAATCAGGTTATCGGCAGCTGGCGTCTGGAGGACTGTGTATTATATGTAACACTGGAGCCATGTCCAATGTGTGCAGGAGCTATTTTGCAATCACGAATACCGAAAGTGGTGTACGGAGCTAAGGATCCGAAGGCAGGATGCGCTGGTTCATTGTTAAATTTATTAGATGATGAGCGTTTCAATCATCAAGTCGATGTGGTGCCAGGTGTTCTTGAAGCAGAGTGTGGACAAATGCTGACTGATTTTTTTCGATCGTTGCGACAAAAGAAAAAAGAGCAGAAGAACAAATAAAGTGAGACTTTGATCAGTGGAGGTTTTTGCCCCCCGATACTCGAAGCTTGAAGTGGTAGTCTCACAGATGGTTAGCACCGTGATAAAAGCCTAAATCCTTTGATAGAATCGATACTGGTAAAAGTTGATAGCGAAAAAATAGAGTAAGTAATTGATTTTTTTCGAAGTAAAGGTTATACTAAGAAATGCGCTTTTCTATAGCGCAACTGAATATGTTAGCAAATTTGCCGTGCTAGGTGGGGAGGTAGCGGTGCCCTGTACTCGCAATCCGCTATAGCGAGACTGAATACCTTGCTGAGGTGCCGTTATTTTAAGGTCTGCCTTAAGGGAGTAGTGTTGACACTCGGGTCCCGCGCAACAGGAACTCGTGAACCATGTCAGGTCCGGAAGGAAGCAGCATTAAGCGAAACTTCCTGTGTGCCGCGGGGAAGCCTGGGTCGAGCTATGAACTTAAGTAACGCTTAAGGTAGCGTCATCGAAGCTTGGTGCACGGCGTTAATAATACAAAGACAGCCTCTTGTGATGCACAAGAGGCTTTTCTAATTTAGCTGGTAGAAAAAAGATGTTCTGGTATTCCATATTTTCGCTCGTTTTTAGAAAAGGGATTTGCTACAATATAAGAAGAAATAACAAGAAAAGGGGATCAGTGATGGGTTATCAAGCATTATACCGCGTCTGGCGTCCGAAGAATTTTGAAGATGTAGTTGGACAAGTACATATTACTCGCACCTTGCAGAATGCCGTTATGCAAGAAAAGTTTACCCACGCTTACCTGTTTTCAGGTCCCCGAGGCACGGGAAAAACAAGTGCTGCCAAGATTTTTGCTAAAGCAGTCAATTGTCAGAATGGTCCTGCACTAGAACCATGCAATGAGTGTGACGCGTG is a genomic window of Gracilibacillus salinarum containing:
- the proC gene encoding pyrroline-5-carboxylate reductase — encoded protein: MEQTIAFLGAGSMAEAIIAGMTANKIVPAKQIIAKNHSNKERLKTLEEKYHILTSQSTQDTIDQSDIIILAMKPKDIKTATAEIKPLLSANKIVVSLLAGISTAFIEQQLETQNPVIRVMPNTSATIGQSATTIAAGTYATKEQVELIEELITSIGTTEVIDEADMDAFTALAGSAPAFYYFMVEAMEQFVDTKGLDKDIAKRLMVQTIKGVGEMLEASEDSPQVLREKITSPGGTTEAGLKTLAAHEFQEAVIACLEETTARSKEMREMFEK
- a CDS encoding Ger(x)C family spore germination protein, which produces MMNKLWFILGLLILLTGCFDRIELEQQSYVIAMGIDTTENKGVYAFTYQIANPEVGSAAGQGGSNEPASEIVTVNGADILSATYTANSFVSKKITLDHTRIIVISEELAKDPDFLRVIQSASRSPQIRRGVQLVVSKEKASDFINNNQPVMEQRPHKYYQFMLDRAVQTGIIPDSSLHRFFQITEGDADLFLAIYATTEQKDKEQNKSKLEDEYIAGEIPQLGGSPTQFMGASVFKGGKMIDTLDGEEIRLAHIMDNTFKLNNYLATMPDPFDPEYRLSYNYQQKQNAKIDITYHQDKPTVIDVLVPFQIEVIAIPSLIRYAHDQEKQDTLEDAITTRLEEKTLALIKKSQQQYKSDPFYWSIYIRHEFTNIKQYEKADWNKKIFPNAEVNVTYNLDKLEFGKMLDDSNLNRVRD
- a CDS encoding GerAB/ArcD/ProY family transporter, which translates into the protein MQNKGLLRLKEILAMTLIIVGIKLSDSTSSLMSQQAQNGFWIIPLISFVCIFPGFLLMLYLLKKYKDKNLVELIETIIGKWAGKIICLLLFIFAFLTLTLDSRNYVEQIKQLYFQESPTDIVYYIFFIVVFLGAKKGFEVIGFTSWITLFFIKAAALIVFILITGDMVLQRVFPIFGQGLSILLTEGVKKASVFAELFFLLIAYQSAKSTSMFRKGTIIASIIGLFEILLFFFIYVCVFDYNSIKKIAFPYHDITQFVNLGQFFTNIETFFMVFWLLAAFLKFIIFVYITSWIFGEIFAIRNFEPLLLPFSFLVVMIGLIPLNSVINELVLRETLLTVMSPFFIVLPFILWSIAFFKGDLKQ
- a CDS encoding spore germination protein; protein product: MVRFMQKQQNNAEQSSLKDKKVAASLIQNMQDTKDLFGYGVNKDFSMRSITLKSNGKKASLFYFSSIVDGARINLHIIKPLLTTEGDRIKNIVSIENIEETSDFEKVVQNINSGKVILFVEGDEQAYAMDVADFAHRPVSKAENEVTIKGPQEAFTESLNSNISLIRKQLHNHSLINEGIQVGERSVNEVNVIYIKDLVNDDLLNNVRNRIKQIKTDNVRNLEILEQFIEERPYSLIPTILYTEKPDKATSYLEDGYVVILMDSSSACLIVPVTFWSFFHAPEDRYLRFFYGNFTRAIRIFCFYLTLMISATYVAISNFHSEMIPPDLLLAITASRERVPFPLIIEVLMMEIAFELIREAGLRIPNALGPTIGIVGALILGQAAVEANIISPIIVIVAALSGLSSFAVADLNMNFTIRLMRFIFILAAGTYGMLSLTGAFLLFLMYAASVKSFGVSFFSPMSPHFMSSEDTVFRKTVKKEIFRPTFLHLKDIQKKPK
- the acsA gene encoding acetate--CoA ligase, with the protein product MDMTKVQARSGKHNLADLESMREGFDWEEVKKDFSWYKTGKVNAAYEAIDRHAENPDKKDQVALLYSAPDREESVTFQQLSKQSNQTANILKKYGIQKGDRVFLFMPRSPEFYANFFGILKVGAIAGPLFEAFMEQAVRDRLEDSEAAMLITTPDLLGRVPVDELPHLKQIVLVGAENLPEDDYIDYDAEIKEASDEFDIEWVDREDGMLIHYTSGSTGKPKGVYHVHNAMVQHYATGKWVIDFKEDDVYWCTADPGWVTGTSYGIFAPWLNGVTNVIRGGRFTPESWYETLDKNNVTIWYTAPTALRKFVSAGDELVKQYDLSSLRHVLSVGEPLNPEVITWALRVFDLRIHDTWWMTETGAMLIVNLPSMEIRPGSMGRPIPGVEAAIVDNEGNELPPNQMGNLAIKKGWPSMMRAIWKNPGKYESYFINGWYVSGDSAYMDEDGYFWFQGRLDDVINTSGERVGPFEVESKLIEHKAVAEAGVIGKPDPERGEIIKAFITLNPGYEANDSLLEEIRQFVKTGLSAHAAPREIEIKDSIPKTRSGKIMRRLLKSWELGLPTGDTSTLEE
- the hmpA gene encoding NO-inducible flavohemoprotein, with product MSTTTERLDPKTIETVKATVPVLAEHGTAITSTFYQLLFTNHPELKNIFNQTNQKKGKQPQALANAVYAAAANIDQLETILPVVKQIAHKHRSLNIKPEHYPIVGENLLKAMQVVLKEAATEEIIAAWAKAYGVIADVFIQVEEGMYQETETAPGGWIGYRPFRIVEKVKESDVITSFYLKPDDNKSLPEYEAGQYVTVKVSVPGIPYTCQRQYSLSCKPNQDVWRISVKKEAALENHPDGVVSSFLHHHINENDVIELSAPAGDFVLNQEAKPLVLVSGGVGLTPLVSMLETVVEQQPQRDVYFIHAAQNERLHGLQDIVKDITNNHPHVRAFTVYEKPEHTALCDKSGYIDLPWLQSVVPTNEASFYFCGPEPFMKAINQALTTWEVHPADIHFEFFGPKGDLEA
- a CDS encoding RrF2 family transcriptional regulator: MRLKKYTDYALRVLIYTAASDSKASIKEIAETFFVSTEHIRKVVHQLSINGYIETTRGRNGGILLAHDPADINIGAVIRLMENDFYLLECFDGENNRCVITPACKLRSVIGNAMQAFFEVLNQYTLADLVENKDDLQELMDMK